ACACCGTCACGGCGCGTCCCGTAATCAAAACCCGCTCGCCGCGTATCTCCACAGTCAACTCCCCTCCACGTTTTGAGACTTGGCGGGCGTTAAAAGAAGTTTTGGCCAGCTTGCCGGCCCAGTATGGCGCCAGGGCGCAATGGGCGGAGCCTGTGACCGGGTCTTCGTTTATCCCGGCGGCGGGGGCGAAAAAGCGGGAGACGAAATCAACGCCCGCCTCGTCCCCTGCCGCTGTGACGATCACGCCGCGCATGGGGATTTTGGCGAGGGCCACGAAATCAGGCGATATCTCCCGCACGTCCGGCGCGCAGCAAAGTTCCACAAGGTAATCGGGCCCGCCCCTCTCCACGTTCATCGGATTGACGGCGCAAAGCGCCGCGATAAGCTCCGGCTGCGGCGGGCAGGGTTCTGGTTTTGCCAGAGGGAAATCCAGCGTGATGCCGCCGTCTGTAAGCGATGCAACCAGCGCGCCGCTCCGGGTGTTGAAAGTGATCGGTTTTGATTTGTCCGCCCGCCCTTTTGTCCAAAGCGCGTGGGCCGCCGCCAGCGTGGCGTGGCCGCAAAGGTCCACCTCAACCGTTGGGGTCATCCAGCGCAGATTGAATTCGTTGCCGCCGGTCTTGATCGGGAACGCCGTCTCCGAAAGGTTCATCTCCCCCGCCAGCGACTGCATCCAGCCG
This genomic interval from Nitrospinota bacterium contains the following:
- a CDS encoding PhzF family phenazine biosynthesis protein; protein product: MKSIPILCVDAFTSRPFSGNPAAVCLLDEPAPDGWMQSLAGEMNLSETAFPIKTGGNEFNLRWMTPTVEVDLCGHATLAAAHALWTKGRADKSKPITFNTRSGALVASLTDGGITLDFPLAKPEPCPPQPELIAALCAVNPMNVERGGPDYLVELCCAPDVREISPDFVALAKIPMRGVIVTAAGDEAGVDFVSRFFAPAAGINEDPVTGSAHCALAPYWAGKLAKTSFNARQVSKRGGELTVEIRGERVLITGRAVTVWEGAVASYS